The DNA region GAGCGCCATCAGCAACGGAATGTTGCCCTTGCGCGTCGATGCCCAGTGGATGTGGTTGATCGCCTCGTCCTTGCGCAGCGCCCGATGCTCGCTGCCGTTCTTCAAAAAGAAGTCGAGCTCCGCCCAGGTCGGATATTCCGGTGAGCAGAGCAGGCGGGAGACGGCGAAGGCCCCACAGGCATTGGCCCAGGTCGCGCAGGTCTTCAGCGGTTCGTCCTTCAGCCAGCCGCGCAGGAAGCCGGACATGAAGGCGTCGCCGGCGCCGAGCACGTTGAAGACCTCAATCGGGAAGCCCTGGCCGATGATGCCCGCTTCCAGATCGTCGGCAATCGGCCCATCGTAGACGATGCAGCCCATCGCGCCGCGCTTCAGCACGATCGTTGCCGCGGAAAGGCGGCGGATCTCCTTCAGTGCTCCAAGCACGTCGTCCGCGCCGGAAGCAATCAGGATTTCTTCTTCCGTGCCGACGATGAGATCGCAATCCGGCAGCGTCTCTTTCATTTTGGAAGAGACGCGGTCGGACTTCACATAGCGCTCGAAGCCTTCGGCATGGCCGGCAAGCCCCCAGAGATTCGGCCGGTAGTCGATGTCGAAGATCACCTTGCGCCCATTCGCCTTGGCAATACGGATCGCCTTGCGCTGCGCGGCCTCCGTATTCGGGCGGGAAAAATGCGTGCCGGACACGAGAACCGCGTGCGACGACTTGATGAAGTCCTCGTCAATATCGTCTTCGTCGAGCGCCATGTCGGCGCAGTCCGAACGATAGAAGATCATCGGTGAAACGCCTTCGCCTTCCACCGCAAGCAGCACGAGCGCCGTCAGCCGTTCCTTGTCGGTCTTGATGCCCTTGGTCGCAACACCTTCGCGCGCCGACTGCTCGATGATGAAACGGCCCATCTGCTCATTGCCGACGCGGGTGATCAGGCCGGACTTGAGGCCGAGGCGAGCTGTGCCGATCGCGATATTGGCCGGGCAGCCGCCGACGGATTTGGCGAAAGAGCCGATGTCCTCCAGCCGTGAGCCGATCTGTTGGCCATAGAGATCGACGGACGAGCGGCCGATGGTGATCACATCAAGAGACGGCTCGGGCCGCGGACCCGGATTCGGTTGTGCCATGATGTCCTCCCGCTGGATTCGTGCAGGGCATTGCCGCCTGCAAATTTTGAATAATGAAACATTAGTTCCGTATTTTTGTCAATTCGGAATGTTTATTCCATTTTCTCTTTTGAGGTTTTCGGGTGGTGAAACTTGCGTCGGCGCTCGGCGATCGCCACAGGCAGCGCCATCGCCAGCGCCATGGAGGCGGAAAGCGAGCGGAAGCCGGCAAAGTCAGCTTCGGCAACTTCGAACCAGCAGGCAGCGCAGGCCGCAAGCGGCGAGAAAGCCGAATCGGTGATCGCGACGACCGGCACGCCGCGATCAGCCAGCCCTTCGGCCTGACTGAGGCTATCGGCAGCATA from Rhizobium sullae includes:
- a CDS encoding bifunctional 5-dehydro-2-deoxygluconokinase/5-dehydro-2-deoxyphosphogluconate aldolase, producing MAQPNPGPRPEPSLDVITIGRSSVDLYGQQIGSRLEDIGSFAKSVGGCPANIAIGTARLGLKSGLITRVGNEQMGRFIIEQSAREGVATKGIKTDKERLTALVLLAVEGEGVSPMIFYRSDCADMALDEDDIDEDFIKSSHAVLVSGTHFSRPNTEAAQRKAIRIAKANGRKVIFDIDYRPNLWGLAGHAEGFERYVKSDRVSSKMKETLPDCDLIVGTEEEILIASGADDVLGALKEIRRLSAATIVLKRGAMGCIVYDGPIADDLEAGIIGQGFPIEVFNVLGAGDAFMSGFLRGWLKDEPLKTCATWANACGAFAVSRLLCSPEYPTWAELDFFLKNGSEHRALRKDEAINHIHWASTRKGNIPLLMALAIDHRSQLTSVCDELGIDYKKIVAFKRLAVEAAARVADGRDGYGMLIDERFGRDAFFDAAAKNFSWIGRPVELPGSKPLRFEFSQDIGSQLVEWPLDHCIKCLCFYHPDDPADLKSEQQEKLRTLFEAARKVGRELLVEIIASKNGPLTDGTISTAMEELYARGIKPDWWKLEPQASTAAWKKIEAVIAKNDPWCRGIVLLGLEAPAEELVKGFEATLAAPSVKGFAVGRTIFADAARAWLSGNMNDEEAIADMAGRFRRLTEAWLKTRGLH